A DNA window from Coffea arabica cultivar ET-39 chromosome 6c, Coffea Arabica ET-39 HiFi, whole genome shotgun sequence contains the following coding sequences:
- the LOC113691830 gene encoding large ribosomal subunit protein bL35c-like: protein MASSPISRTTTMVFSLGIKGPQQHHPVRTVHLSPFAKKTSLSLSSTCSISGFTPVVLNRLSTVASPSQISNPQFLTIVCAKGYKMKTHKASAKRFRVSGSGKIMRRRAGKQHLLAKKNTKRKLRLSKMVQVDQSDYNNVIGALPYLKVNRKAN from the exons ATGGCATCATCCCCAATTTCAAGAACAACAACAATGGTATTCTCCTTAGGCATAAAGGGTCCCCAACAACATCACCCAGTCAGGACAGTTCACCTCTCTCCCTTCGccaagaaaacttcacttaGCCTCAGCTCTACTTGCAGCATTTCTGGGTTCACCCCAGTTGTGCTTAACAGGCTCTCCACTGTTGCTTCCCCCTCCCAGATCAGTAATCCACAGTTCCTCACTATCGTCTGTGCTAAAGGCTATAAAATGAAAACCCACaag GCTTCCGCGAAGCGGTTTCGGGTGTCTGGAAGTGGGAAGATTATGAGGAGGAGAGCTGGGAAGCAGCATTTGTTGGCAAAGAAGAATACTAAGAGAAAATTGAGACTCTCCAAGATG GTGCAAGTTGACCAGAGCGACTACAACAATGTAATTGGTGCTTTGCCTTATTTGAAAGTAAATCGCAAAGCGAACTAG
- the LOC113694230 gene encoding uncharacterized protein, which produces MVESKMRSRTMSFGAGNDTSVKLEIAAAEEVEAEEGHGRLSKRSRLSPSTSSSPPFIQWSTANNDFTATPLQYNPLNEPSPLGLRLRKSPSLLDLIQMRLSQNNASPVVAQSGSSTSTANKDAKNTAASIATDKMKASNFAASVIRIGRWEFVARHEGDLVAKCYFAKHKLVWEVLEAGLKSKIEIQWSDIMALKASFPDNGPSTLTLVLARQPLFFRETNPQPRKHTLWQAASDFTDGQASIHRQHILQCPPGVLNKHFEKLIQCDTRLNMLSQQPEIVMDEPYFDTQASAVENPDEFKSSQLRTGEGSSVSSFPDVASPSISDLSSLNFDTWDSATTGSAKEAPSPSSVMDANAIEGNGNYYLSDSQGLKNLKVPGLHPSMSMTDLVSHIGQHISEQVTSGSIPSEKASECQNIFENIAQIMLSDTQNVAASDEKLMKKVNSLCCLLQDPTVASSAHVEGENHSEGPFAGRDAELNYPSDFMFEMKAHDNVVSSVDPKQTPGIPRRDSLGDLLLNLPRIASFPNFLFNIAEADESKYR; this is translated from the exons atgGTTGAGTCGAAAATGAGGTCACGAACGATGTCGTTTGGTGCCGGGAATGATACGTCGGTGAAGTTGGAGATCGCGGCGGCGGAGGAGGTTGAGGCCGAGGAAGGTCACGGACGTCTAAGTAAACGATCTAGGTTGTCTCCGTCTACCTCATCATCGCCGCCATTCATTCAG TGGAGCACAGCGAACAATGATTTTACTGCTACACCTTTGCAGTACAATCCGCTCAATGAACCTAGCCCTTTGGGTTTGCGGTTAAGGAAGAGTCCGTCTTTGCTGGATTTAATTCAAATGAGGCTATCCCAGAACAATGCTTCTCCTGTAGTGGCTCAATCTGGCAGTAGCACCAGTACAGCAAACAAGGACGCAAAAAACACAGCTGCTTCAATTGCAACTGATAAGATGAAGGCTTCGAATTTCGCTGCTTCTGTTATAAGGATTGGACGTTGGGAG TTTGTCGCTAGGCATGAAGGTGACTTGGTGGCAAAATGTTACTTTGCTAAGCACAAGCTTGTTTGGGAAGTTCTTGAAGCTGGGTTGAAGAGTAAAATAGAGATACAGTGGTCTGATATTATGGCTCTTAAAGCAAGTTTTCCTGATAATGGGCCTAGCACTTTGACTTTAGTG CTTGCCCGGCAACCTCTGTTTTTCAGGGAGACCAACCCACAGCCCCGAAAGCACACTTTGTGGCAGGCAGCATCTGATTTTACTGATGGACAGGCTAGTATACATAG GCAACATATTCTGCAATGCCCTCCAGGTGTGTTAAACAAGCATTTTGAAAAGCTGATTCAGTGTGATACACGACTTAACATGTTGAGCCAACAGCCTGAGATAGTTATGGACGAACCCTACTTTGATACGCAAGCTTCTGCTGTAGAAAATCCAGATGAATTTAAATCTAGTCAACTCCGGACTGGTGAAGGATCCTCTGTTTCAAGCTTTCCTGATGTAGCATCACCATCCATCTCAGATTTGTCATCATTGAATTTCGATACCTGGGATTCAGCCACTACGGGCTCAGCCAAAGAAGCCCCTTCGCCAAGCTCAG TTATGGATGCAAATGCAATTGAAGGGAATGGTAACTATTATCTATCTGATTCCCAAGGGCTGAAAAACTTGAAAGTGCCGGGGCTTCATCCTTCTATGTCTATGACTGATCTTGTGAGTCACATTGGACAACATATTTCAGAACAAGTGACCTCTGGAAGTATTCCTTCGGAAAAGGCATCAGAGTGTCAGAACATTTTTGAGAACATTGCACAGATTATGCTTAGTGACACCCAGAATGTAGCAGCTTCAGATGAGAAACTCATGAAAAAGGTCAATTCGCTTTGCTGTCTTCTGCAGGATCCAACAGTAGCTTCCAGTGCACATGTTGAGGGAGAAAATCACTCCGAAGGACCCTTCGCTGGGAGAGATGCTGAATTGAACTACCCTAGTGACTTTATGTTTGAGATGAAGGCTCACGATAACGTAGTGAGCTCAGTGGATCCCAAGCAGACTCCAGGTATCCCAAGAAGAGACTCACTTGGAGACCTTCTACTTAATCTGCCTCGTATTGCATCTTTTCCGAATTTTTTGTTCAACATTGCAGAAGCTGATGAAAGCAAATATAGATGA
- the LOC113691807 gene encoding nuclear pore complex protein NUP43 — MALTIPSPQPTSHSPPFQVHRFPQDQYIDALRWLPQLSAFHRHVLLATFNSDTSISSLQTLTYTPNSPPNLSLQSSYPTPSRITSLKTLLIPQSPKPLIVASTLSGSLLFLSADLVNGSLDFEFSVPEKGFHRGPVSGIDVDGNGSGSVVSVGEDGKINLIGIGSEGRGSNQRFFDSNGLVSYSTVKWASPFEFVTGGLGYSLQWWDQRRPGGPVSQFKGNWSSGTTSGIVHSVDIHPSRKHTCLAGGSSGTVFAWDLRWQHQPVILSGAGTPETYSPSESEIWEVQYDNYTHSSNIRNVSSSRVLPAMICSEDGILAVIEQGEVPMELLAEPCAINSFDIDKENPSDVICSLEWESIAILTRS; from the exons ATGGCCCTCACCATTCCATCCCCCCAACCCACCTCCCACTCTCCGCCTTTCCAAGTCCATAGATTCCCTCAGGACCAGTACATAGACGCCCTCCGGTGGCTCCCCCAGCTCTCCGCCTTCCACCGCCACGTTCTCCTAGCCACTTTCAATTCCGACACCTCCATTTCGTCCCTCCAGACCCTCACCTACACCCCCAATTCACCTCCCAATCTATCCCTTCAATCTTCTTACCCGACCCCATCCAGAATCACATCTCTCAAGACCCTTTTAATTCCCCAATCACCAAAACCCCTGATTGTAGCCTCGACCCTTTCCGGGTCTTTGCTGTTTTTGTCTGCTGATTTAGTTAATGGGTCTCTGGATTTTGAGTTTTCAGTACCCGAAAAAGGGTTCCATCGCGGACCCGTTTCGGGGATTGATGTGGATGGAAATGGGTCTGGTAGTGTTGTGAGTGTTGGTGAGGATGGGAAGATTAATCTGATTGGAATTGGGAGTGAGGGGAGAGGGAGCAATCAGAGGTTCTTTGATAGTAATGGGTTGGTTTCTTATAGCACTGTTAAGTGGGCTTCGCCGTTCGAGTTTGTGACTGGTGGATTGGGATATAGCCTTCAATGGTGGGATCAGAGACGGCCCGGCGGACCGGTGTCTCAATTCAAAGGCAATTG GAGTTCTGGAACTACTTCTGGTATTGTGCACTCAGTCGATATTCATCCATCAAGAAAGCACACTTGTCTT GCAGGAGGCTCTTCTGGGACTGTGTTTGCATGGGATCTTCGGTGGCAGCACCAGCCTGTAATTCTTTCTGGGGCTGGGACCCCTGAAACTTATTCTCCATCCGAGAGTGAGATTTGGGAGGTCCAATATGACAACTACACTCATTCTTCTAATATCCGCAATGTCTCATCATCACGTGTTCTTCCTGCAATGATATGCTCAGAAGATGGCATTCTTGCTGTGATTGAGCAAG GTGAAGTACCGATGGAGCTTCTGGCTGAACCCTGTGCCATCAATAGCTTTGACATTGACAAAGAAAATCCTTCA GATGTTATATGTAGCTTGGAGTGGGAGTCTATAGCCATCCTGACAAGGTCATGA